The Rhodospirillaceae bacterium genome has a window encoding:
- a CDS encoding pantoate--beta-alanine ligase yields the protein MAKIVRTIDTLRETVRAWQMVGETTALVPTMGYLHDAHQALIKAGRARSDKTVVSIFVNPKQFGPNEDFETYPRQEKRDLEIVEACGADLVFLPAQEEMYPSGFSATIDIPAFSNKLCGIGRPGHFSGVATVCTKLFLQCMPDIAIFGEKDYQQLQIIRRLVKDLNIDVDICGIPTVREEDGLAMSSRNVYLNPDERARASKISAVLAASARRLSNGIPVDQELHNAFIKFASLVGETPEYLELCDAQDLEIIKQVQKPARLLAAVKIGKTRLIDNWPVSPINS from the coding sequence ATGGCGAAGATCGTTCGAACGATAGATACATTACGGGAAACCGTTAGAGCCTGGCAAATGGTTGGGGAAACCACGGCCTTAGTCCCTACCATGGGCTACCTGCACGATGCCCACCAGGCCTTGATCAAGGCCGGAAGAGCACGATCTGACAAAACCGTGGTCAGTATTTTCGTTAATCCAAAACAATTTGGGCCTAACGAAGACTTCGAAACTTATCCCCGGCAAGAAAAAAGAGACCTGGAAATAGTAGAAGCCTGTGGCGCTGATCTCGTATTCCTGCCTGCACAAGAAGAAATGTATCCTTCTGGTTTCTCTGCAACTATCGACATACCCGCTTTTTCCAATAAGCTTTGTGGTATCGGACGGCCCGGTCACTTCTCTGGGGTAGCCACTGTTTGCACCAAATTATTTTTACAATGCATGCCCGACATAGCCATTTTTGGAGAAAAAGATTACCAACAACTTCAAATTATTCGAAGGCTGGTAAAAGACCTAAATATAGATGTAGATATTTGTGGCATCCCTACTGTCCGGGAAGAAGATGGCTTGGCTATGTCGTCAAGAAATGTATATCTCAACCCTGACGAGCGCGCCCGCGCTAGCAAAATTAGTGCTGTATTAGCCGCCAGCGCAAGACGGTTGAGTAATGGGATACCAGTCGACCAAGAACTGCACAACGCTTTTATCAAGTTTGCTTCGCTGGTAGGGGAGACCCCGGAGTACCTAGAATTGTGCGATGCTCAAGATCTAGAAATCATAAAACAAGTCCAAAAGCCTGCCCGCCTCCTGGCTGCAGTAAAAATTGGCAAAACACGCCTAATAGACAATTGGCCGGTATCCCCCATCAACTCCTGA
- the ggt gene encoding gamma-glutamyltransferase produces MRRIRNRWVFKKLSVMWVLVGMCGVGLAAEERLAPEPTGGSSMGVVSSAERELVAAANPYAARAGARILADGGSAIDAAIAAQLVLNLVEPQSSGIGGGAFLLYFDVAAKSLVSYDGRETAPAGATPGMFLRADGSVPGYIEALEGGRGVGVPGLLRMLEMAHEASGKLPWSHLFEPAVELADGGFTVSARLNALVSKVPTLARSGSAADYFFDDGGLAKTAGTQLINKKFAKTLRIISGSGSKGFYEGPIANDIVAMVQNDPINPGKISLDDFARYEAKRRLPVCLGYNGFDVCGVGPPSSGGLAVLQILGLVERLQIKDLERWSPEAVHLFMEASRIAFADRNRYVADPDFVDVPVSGLLDETYLNGRAKLIDRTRVAAEVXPGSPPGLXSSFDGDDNSSEKVSTTHLSVVDRWGNVASMTSSIEFAFGSAIMVRGFLLNNQLTDFSFNPIRDGKTVANGVWPGKRPRSSMSPMIVFDSEGDPLLAIGSPGGSRIICYVAKVLIDVLGWGTNIGAAISDGNLCNRGAVSEXESGSAFLEMKAVLEEMGHNVKVADMNSGLHGIIRVEGELVGAADPRREGYVSGR; encoded by the coding sequence ATGAGGCGGATAAGGAATAGATGGGTGTTTAAGAAACTCTCTGTGATGTGGGTTTTGGTGGGGATGTGTGGAGTTGGGTTGGCTGCTGAGGAGAGGCTTGCCCCAGAGCCAACAGGCGGGTCCTCAATGGGTGTGGTAAGCAGTGCCGAGAGAGAGTTAGTAGCCGCGGCCAATCCCTACGCGGCAAGGGCCGGGGCTAGGATTTTGGCTGACGGGGGTAGTGCGATTGACGCCGCAATCGCTGCTCAGCTGGTGCTAAATCTTGTGGAACCTCAATCTTCGGGTATCGGCGGCGGAGCGTTCTTGTTGTATTTTGACGTTGCTGCCAAATCCTTAGTTTCTTACGACGGGAGGGAAACGGCTCCCGCGGGAGCTACTCCTGGTATGTTTTTGCGAGCTGATGGAAGCGTTCCTGGATACATTGAGGCNCTGGAAGGTGGAAGAGGTGTCGGTGTGCCTGGGTTGCTGCGAATGTTGGAGATGGCACACGAAGCGTCGGGAAAGCTGCCCTGGTCTCACTTGTTTGAGCCTGCAGTTGAATTGGCTGATGGGGGTTTTACCGTTAGTGCGAGGCTCAACGCTCTTGTGTCCAAGGTGCCCACGTTGGCTCGTTCGGGTTCAGCGGCCGACTACTTCTTTGATGATGGTGGTTTAGCGAAGACGGCGGGAACTCAGCTGATAAATAAGAAGTTTGCTAAAACTCTGCGAATTATATCAGGTTCTGGCTCAAAAGGTTTTTATGAGGGCCCTATAGCAAACGACATAGTGGCAATGGTGCAGAATGACCCTATCAATCCGGGTAAAATAAGCCTTGATGATTTTGCCAGATATGAGGCAAAGCGGCGTTTGCCGGTTTGTCTAGGTTATAATGGGTTTGATGTGTGCGGTGTGGGGCCTCCAAGTTCCGGTGGTCTAGCTGTGTTGCAGATATTGGGTTTGGTTGAGCGCTTGCAGATAAAAGATCTAGAACGGTGGTCACCGGAAGCCGTTCACCTATTTATGGAGGCAAGCCGAATAGCTTTTGCTGACCGCAATCGTTATGTAGCGGACCCCGATTTTGTAGATGTTCCTGTATCGGGGCTTCTTGACGAGACTTATCTCAATGGCCGCGCCAAGCTCATTGATAGAACGAGGGTGGCTGCGGAAGTTTTNCCGGGCAGCCCTCCTGGATTGATNTCTAGCTTCGATGGAGATGATAATTCTTCGGAAAAAGTTTCTACTACTCATCTAAGTGTGGTTGATAGATGGGGCAATGTAGCGTCAATGACAAGTAGTATCGAATTTGCCTTTGGTTCGGCTATAATGGTGCGAGGCTTTTTATTAAATAATCAATTAACAGACTTTTCGTTTAACCCAATTCGTGATGGCAAGACTGTGGCTAATGGGGTATGGCCGGGCAAGCGTCCCCGCAGTTCGATGTCGCCAATGATAGTTTTTGATTCTGAGGGAGATCCACTTTTGGCTATTGGGTCACCTGGGGGTTCCCGGATCATATGCTATGTGGCAAAAGTATTAATCGATGTTTTAGGTTGGGGGACTAACATAGGGGCCGCTATTTCGGACGGAAACTTATGCAATCGTGGTGCGGTTAGCGAGATNGAATCCGGGAGTGCTTTTCTGGAAATGAAAGCTGTTTTAGAGGAAATGGGACATAATGTGAAAGTTGCAGACATGAACAGTGGGCTACATGGTATAATCCGAGTAGAGGGGGAATTGGTGGGTGCCGCNGATCCTAGGCGGGAGGGCTATGTTAGTGGACGTTGA
- a CDS encoding heat-shock protein Hsp20 — protein MARSRIFASPALVGFEAIERMLEDLENISSDGYPPYNIERLSETEFSIALAVAGFARNDLDVRVEGHRLVVSGDIQDDQQQERVFLHQGIAGRRFMRSFLLAAGFEVVRSWLAKGILHIAVACPVPDTKPRRIDIETNE, from the coding sequence ATGGCCCGCTCCCGAATATTTGCTAGTCCGGCTCTAGTGGGTTTTGAAGCTATCGAGAGGATGTTGGAAGACCTTGAAAATATATCATCTGATGGGTATCCCCCCTACAATATTGAGCGTTTGTCTGAGACAGAGTTTTCAATAGCCCTTGCAGTGGCTGGGTTTGCGCGCAATGACCTGGATGTTAGGGTTGAGGGACACAGATTAGTGGTATCAGGGGACATCCAGGACGATCAACAACAAGAACGTGTTTTTCTCCATCAAGGAATTGCTGGCCGTCGGTTTATGAGATCATTCCTTCTTGCAGCTGGATTTGAGGTGGTGAGGTCGTGGTTGGCTAAAGGGATTTTACATATTGCAGTTGCCTGCCCGGTTCCCGATACAAAGCCGCGCAGAATTGATATTGAAACTAATGAATAG
- a CDS encoding DNA-binding response regulator codes for MKAKVALVDDDRNVLTSVSEALENEGYMVSTYSDGEQALAGMTANPVDVAVLDIKMPKMDGMELLRQIRKKSNLPVIFLTTKNEEIDELMGLQMGADDYITQPASNRLLIQRINALVRRIKLLXETTDTEETXLQIRRGSLLLDEAKHSCTWKNQPVTLTVTEFLILSSLATRPGHVRSRDQLLDAAFDGETYVNDRTIDSHIKRIRRKFEAIDNNFSNIETLYGIGYKYSDGS; via the coding sequence ATGAAGGCTAAAGTAGCTCTCGTAGATGACGATCGGAATGTTCTAACTTCCGTCAGCGAAGCTCTGGAAAATGAAGGGTATATGGTTTCAACATACTCCGACGGGGAACAGGCCTTAGCAGGAATGACTGCTAACCCCGTTGACGTGGCTGTTCTAGATATAAAGATGCCGAAAATGGATGGAATGGAACTTCTCCGGCAGATCCGTAAAAAATCCAACCTCCCGGTTATTTTTCTTACCACCAAAAATGAAGAAATAGATGAGCTGATGGGATTGCAAATGGGTGCCGACGATTACATCACCCAACCCGCATCCAACCGGCTCTTAATCCAGCGAATTAATGCACTCGTCCGACGTATTAAACTTCTANAGGAGACCACCGACACGGAGGAAACTNGCCTGCAAATACGTCGTGGCTCTTTATTGTTAGATGAGGCTAAACACTCCTGCACCTGGAAAAACCAACCTGTCACCTTAACAGTAACCGAGTTTCTCATCCTCAGTTCCCTGGCCACTCGTCCAGGTCACGTTCGCTCTCGTGACCAACTTCTAGATGCTGCCTTTGATGGGGAAACCTATGTGAACGACAGAACTATAGACAGCCATATTAAACGCATAAGGCGCAAGTTTGAGGCAATTGACAACAATTTTTCTAATATCGAGACGCTATACGGAATCGGCTACAAATATAGCGACGGGTCGTAG
- a CDS encoding methylmalonyl Co-A mutase-associated GTPase MeaB, whose translation MTNVENLIDSVLKRNKRAIARLITWAEGGTPERRDTLAQVYMKTGRAHIVGVTGVPGSGKSTLVRRLVEEFRDRGKTVGIIAVDPSSPYSGGAILGDRIRMLDVASDPGVFVRSMATRGALGGLSNAALDAVDVLDAAGFDLVIIETVGVGQDEIDIVRGSHTTVVVSAPGLGDDIQAIKAGILEIADIHVVGKADREDAAKTVAELKQMLTQSLGAIYEKDWVPPVSPVSAISGDGLGELVQQILEHSNHLIESDKIKERTREITEYRILRIAESMLRGKFASAEHIGVRELVDQAVRREIAPFAAAAAILKSMKEMDW comes from the coding sequence ATGACTAATGTCGAAAATCTTATCGATTCGGTGTTGAAAAGGAACAAACGAGCTATAGCTCGTTTAATCACCTGGGCAGAAGGTGGAACCCCAGAACGGCGAGATACGCTAGCTCAGGTCTATATGAAAACGGGTCGGGCACATATTGTGGGGGTTACTGGAGTGCCGGGAAGCGGCAAATCAACCCTTGTCCGTCGTCTAGTAGAAGAATTTAGAGATAGAGGGAAGACTGTGGGAATAATAGCAGTTGACCCATCAAGCCCTTACTCTGGAGGGGCTATTCTTGGTGACCGAATACGAATGTTGGATGTTGCCTCTGATCCTGGTGTTTTTGTTCGCAGCATGGCCACAAGGGGAGCGTTGGGCGGATTGTCGAATGCCGCACTCGATGCTGTTGATGTTTTGGATGCGGCAGGCTTTGATTTGGTCATCATTGAAACAGTTGGCGTTGGTCAAGACGAAATCGATATTGTTCGTGGTTCCCATACAACCGTCGTTGTCTCAGCTCCGGGCTTAGGGGATGATATTCAGGCTATTAAGGCTGGGATATTGGAAATCGCAGACATTCATGTGGTTGGNAAAGCGGATAGGGAAGATGCTGCGAAGACAGTAGCGGAATTAAAACAAATGTTAACCCAAAGCCTAGGCGCTATCTATGAAAAAGACTGGGTGCCACCCGTGAGTCCAGTGAGCGCTATTTCTGGAGATGGTTTGGGGGAACTGGTGCAGCAAATACTAGAACACTCCAATCATTTGATCGAAAGTGATAAAATTAAGGAACGCACTCGAGAAATTACCGAATATCGTATACTTAGGATTGCAGAAAGTATGCTTCGCGGTAAATTTGCATCGGCGGAGCATATTGGGGTGCGAGAATTGGTTGATCAGGCTGTGCGGAGAGAGATTGCGCCCTTCGCCGCGGCGGCCGCAATTCTGAAAAGTATGAAAGAGATGGATTGGTGA
- a CDS encoding methylmalonyl-CoA mutase gives MGXEASXNGXVGXXAGLSGLEETXADWESNEXAXXLKRXPEXKKSYETAAGTPLKRVYSXLDVXXXPESXIGLPGRYPFTRGPYPTMXRGRNWTMRQXAGFGTGSXTNERXXFLLKTGQTGLSTDFDMPTLMGYDSDHPMAHGEVGREGVAXDTLDDMEALFEXIXLTSISVSLTINPTAWILFSMYIAVAQARGYDLNELSGTIQADILKEYVAQKEWIYPIRPSVRLVRDCIMYGAQEMKRYNPINISGYHISEAGATAVQEAAFAMANTITYVEEVTRAGLDVDSFAPRLSFFFVSQADFFEEVAKFRALRRVYAKLMKNKFGAKNPESMRLRFHTQTAAATLTKPQHTVNVVRTTLQALAAVLGGTQSLHTNGMDEAFTIPSEEAMQLALRTQQVIADETNITSVVDPLGGSYMVEHLTTKMEEDIFAILAKIDEMGGTIKAIEAGWFQKEIADSAYEFALAKAKGERPVIGVNKYVQEKEGEPDIPLHPYDPGTEERQIASLVAVRQRRDNVLVEKLLNDLVTQAGDPSVNLIPLTIDLVKARASMGEIVEKLKGIWGTYREQPVI, from the coding sequence ATGGGNNAAGAAGCTAGTGNTAATGGAANGGTTGGCCNNANGGCNGGNCTNTCNGGGTTAGAAGAGACNATNGCCGATTGGGAGTCNAATGAGNTNGCGCANGNGCTCAAGCGTCANCCCGAAANNAAAAAGAGTTATGAGACGGCTGCCGGNACCCCNTTGAAACGGGTNTATAGCCNNCTGGATGTNGANNGCANNCCGGAGAGTGANATCGGGTTGCCTGGTCGNTATCCNTTTACNCGCGGNCCATATCCAACCATGTANCGNGGNAGAAATTGGACCATGCGNCAGATNGCTGGATTTGGCACAGGTTCGGANACNAATGAAAGATANAANTTTTTACTTAAAACNGGNCAAACNGGGCTCTCTACNGATTTTGATATGCCGACNTTGATGGGTTACGATTCAGATCATCCGATGGCNCACGGGGAAGTTGGGCGCGAGGGNGTGGCAATNGACACTCTAGACGATATGGAGGCCCTNTTCGAAGANATTGANCTAACNTCCATATCGGTGTCNTTAACTATTAATCCGACAGCTTGGATTCTTTTCAGTATGTATATAGCTGTTGCCCAGGCTAGGGGTTACGATTTGAACGAACTCTCAGGAACGATACAGGCTGATATCCTAAAGGAGTATGTGGCTCAGAAGGAGTGGATCTACCCAATTAGGCCATCCGTAAGGTTAGTGAGAGATTGTATTATGTACGGCGCCCAGGAAATGAAGCGCTACAACCCCATTAATATTTCTGGCTACCATATTTCAGAAGCTGGGGCGACTGCTGTTCAGGAGGCTGCTTTCGCTATGGCGAATACCATCACCTATGTAGAAGAGGTTACCAGGGCAGGGCTTGATGTTGACTCTTTTGCACCCAGACTGTCGTTCTTTTTTGTTAGCCAGGCGGATTTTTTTGAAGAAGTAGCAAAATTTCGGGCTCTTCGCAGGGTGTATGCGAAACTTATGAAAAACAAATTTGGTGCTAAGAACCCTGAGTCCATGAGGCTACGCTTCCATACTCAGACAGCGGCGGCAACCCTAACCAAGCCGCAGCATACCGTTAATGTAGTGCGAACTACATTGCAGGCCTTGGCAGCAGTTTTAGGTGGAACTCAAAGTCTGCATACAAATGGAATGGATGAAGCTTTTACTATTCCAAGTGAAGAAGCTATGCAGTTGGCCCTGCGGACCCAGCAAGTTATTGCAGATGAGACCAACATAACTTCTGTTGTAGATCCCTTGGGTGGCTCTTATATGGTGGAGCATTTAACCACTAAAATGGAGGAGGATATTTTTGCCATTCTGGCGAAAATTGATGAAATGGGCGGAACCATAAAAGCGATCGAGGCGGGTTGGTTTCAAAAAGAAATTGCTGACTCAGCTTATGAATTTGCTCTAGCTAAGGCGAAAGGGGAGCGTCCAGTGATAGGGGTAAATAAATACGTACAGGAAAAGGAGGGTGAACCAGACATTCCGTTGCACCCTTATGATCCAGGGACAGAGGAACGTCAGATTGCTAGTTTGGTGGCCGTTCGTCAAAGGAGGGATAACGTTTTGGTTGAAAAGCTGTTGAACGATTTGGTTACACAAGCGGGTGACCCTTCTGTAAATCTTATTCCACTTACCATTGATTTAGTTAAGGCCCGCGCGTCTATGGGTGAGATAGTTGAAAAGCTAAAGGGTATTTGGGGTACTTATCGTGAACAGCCAGTAATTTGA
- a CDS encoding cupin domain-containing protein produces MRPHLKEKWFQPPVXQAKVADIWANRGFTCYLYVDPPGQEWNDFVHRTNELVTVINGQLNLLAERKNFVLNVGDEVFIPYGVRHSVKNTSSGNTSWLFGYDDS; encoded by the coding sequence ATGAGGCCACATCTTAAAGAAAAATGGTTTCAACCACCCGTGGNGCAAGCTAAAGTGGCAGATATATGGGCCAATCGGGGTTTTACCTGTTACCTATACGTCGATCCGCCAGGCCAAGAGTGGAATGATTTTGTCCATCGCACCAACGAACTGGTAACAGTTATCAACGGCCAGCTAAACCTTCTGGCCGAAAGAAAAAACTTTGTACTCAACGTAGGCGATGAAGTCTTCATTCCTTACGGAGTTAGACACTCCGTCAAGAACACATCCTCTGGGAATACTTCTTGGCTGTTTGGCTACGACGATTCTTGA
- a CDS encoding enoyl-CoA hydratase, whose protein sequence is MNLKNHPGYSEVPEECSVWALRAPKIGARSEDFPREKETVCKFLKEGAELQKSKDRFSAPDKNGDARLKFINSVLADMRHQFLLTHRATIYADLTENFEKSIRVEDLVQEVSVKYDGLVSSMDQIKEDAGRALKDKVGYERSIGIFLSHIFDDSDAGNHLIQTMLQPLPSSLELLEKFRKDGSLDLGTALVKRNGASVEVRMYNPQYLNAEDTETLHPMEQAVDVALLDSESQVCVLRGTKSAHPRYKGRGVFCSGINLTHLYNGAIPYLWYITRDLGFVNKMAHGIWTPSCHPRDPMPTTEKPWIAAVETFAIGGGCQYLLVMDHTLAEESAYFTLPARKEGIIPGLANMRLPRLVGDRLSRQAIMFDRRIDASSPEGRLVADQIIPDGEMDQALSATVEKLTSSGVVSAAGNRKALRVCQETLDDVRRYMAVYCREQVNCHLSPALVHNLEENWLKPKAARKR, encoded by the coding sequence ATGAACCTAAAAAACCACCCGGGTTATTCAGAGGTGCCAGAAGAGTGCTCAGTGTGGGCGCTCAGGGCTCCAAAGATTGGAGCTCGGTCTGAGGACTTTCCCCGAGAAAAAGAGACTGTCTGTAAGTTTTTGAAAGAGGGCGCAGAACTTCAGAAGTCTAAAGATAGGTTTAGCGCGCCAGATAAGAACGGAGATGCACGATTAAAATTTATTAATTCTGTATTGGCTGACATGCGCCACCAATTTCTTTTAACCCATCGTGCCACTATATATGCAGATTTGACTGAAAATTTTGAGAAATCAATCCGTGTGGAAGATTTAGTTCAAGAGGTTTCGGTTAAATATGATGGCTTAGTATCAAGTATGGATCAGATCAAGGAAGATGCGGGGAGGGCCCTAAAAGATAAGGTTGGTTATGAACGTTCTATCGGTATTTTTCTTTCCCACATTTTTGATGATTCGGATGCCGGCAATCACCTTATTCAAACCATGCTTCAGCCCTTACCTAGCTCACTGGAGTTATTGGAGAAGTTTCGCAAGGATGGCTCGCTTGATTTAGGAACTGCTCTGGTGAAGCGAAATGGTGCTTCCGTGGAAGTACGGATGTACAACCCTCAGTATTTGAACGCTGAGGACACGGAGACTCTTCATCCAATGGAGCAAGCAGTGGATGTAGCTCTTCTAGATTCCGAAAGTCAGGTTTGTGTGCTGCGTGGTACCAAATCTGCTCATCCCCGATACAAGGGTCGTGGTGTCTTTTGTAGTGGGATCAATTTGACCCATCTCTACAATGGAGCAATACCTTATCTCTGGTATATAACGCGGGACTTAGGGTTTGTTAATAAAATGGCGCACGGGATTTGGACCCCATCTTGTCATCCAAGGGACCCNATGCCGACTACAGAGAAGCCGTGGATAGCGGCTGTGGAGACCTTTGCTATAGGGGGCGGTTGCCAATATTTGTTGGTAATGGACCACACACTGGCAGAGGAGAGCGCGTATTTTACTCTGCCCGCGCGGAAAGAAGGCATTATTCCTGGCTTGGCAAATATGCGGTTGCCTCGTCTTGTTGGAGATCGACTCAGTCGGCAGGCAATTATGTTCGATAGGCGCATAGACGCTAGCAGCCCTGAGGGCAGATTAGTTGCAGACCAGATCATTCCTGATGGGGAAATGGACCAGGCTCTGTCCGCGACGGTTGAAAAGCTAACGAGCTCAGGTGTGGTAAGTGCTGCCGGCAATCGTAAGGCCCTCAGGGTCTGCCAAGAGACCCTCGACGATGTCAGACGATACATGGCAGTGTATTGTCGTGAACAGGTAAACTGCCACCTCAGCCCGGCACTCGTCCATAATTTGGAGGAGAACTGGCTAAAACCCAAGGCTGCGCGAAAGAGGTGA
- a CDS encoding enoyl-CoA hydratase, with translation MASVLLESLSDGISTLTMNRPESLNALSGEMIENLLEALPRLAKDPNIGAVVITGAGRAFCAGGDVKAMAEGTEFKAETLEAKAQALSASMDISRWLHQMPKPTIAMVPGAAAGAGLSIALSCDIRIAGESAKFTTAFGKVGYSGDFGGSYFLTRLIGTAKARELYFTSPVLRAQEAADLGIVNRVVADDSLVDETMKMASQMANGPQIALGYMKKNLNAAETGKLXDVFELEAWHHTRCGMTEDHKEAAQAFLDKRQPTFKGK, from the coding sequence ATGGCTAGCGTGCTTCTTGAAAGTTTATCTGATGGGATTTCCACTTTAACAATGAATCGCCCCGAAAGCCTGAACGCCTTGTCGGGAGAAATGATAGAGAATCTATTAGAAGCCCTCCCTCGGCTAGCCAAGGACCCAAATATTGGGGCCGTAGTAATTACCGGAGCGGGAAGAGCCTTCTGTGCCGGAGGTGATGTCAAGGCAATGGCAGAGGGTACGGAGTTTAAAGCCGAAACGCTTGAGGCTAAGGCGCAGGCATTAAGCGCAAGCATGGATATTTCGCGCTGGCTGCACCAGATGCCAAAACCCACCATCGCCATGGTTCCAGGAGCTGCCGCCGGCGCCGGCCTATCTATAGCACTCTCATGTGACATTCGAATTGCAGGGGAAAGCGCTAAATTCACCACGGCCTTTGGAAAGGTGGGCTACTCGGGAGATTTTGGCGGCAGCTATTTTCTCACTCGACTAATTGGGACAGCGAAAGCAAGGGAATTGTACTTTACATCTCCCGTCCTGAGAGCCCAGGAAGCTGCTGATTTAGGCATAGTCAACCGGGTCGTTGCTGATGACAGTTTAGTAGACGAAACTATGAAGATGGCGAGCCAAATGGCGAATGGTCCACAGATAGCTTTAGGCTACATGAAAAAGAATCTGAATGCCGCAGAGACTGGGAAGCTCGANGATGTCTTTGAATTAGAAGCCTGGCACCATACTCGTTGCGGGATGACCGAAGACCACAAAGAGGCAGCACAAGCGTTTCTGGACAAGCGACAACCCACCTTTAAGGGAAAATAA